In Rhododendron vialii isolate Sample 1 chromosome 9a, ASM3025357v1, the following are encoded in one genomic region:
- the LOC131301506 gene encoding flowering time control protein FPA isoform X2, with product MSTESEIPSNNLWVGNLSSQVTHSDLMNLFSKHGDLHSVTAPNSSRNYAFVCFNRVEDAKAAVEGLRGTVLRGNAIKIDFAKTAKPCKSLWVSGISPAVTKEILQEEFLKFGKIEELKFNRDRKTAYVDYFRLEDASEALKRMNGKRIGSDQIRVDYFRSRTSKRENSADIRDPREGQFLSRGMVHLDSPRMPQDVGRNYSELSKRQKHSQSSGEQKLDGQPSNVLWIGYPPSVCIDEQMLHNAMILFGEIETIRSFPSQNYSCIEFRRVDEARRAKEGLQGRLFNDPRILIMYLSSDVGRSKGYSGFPPGTQWPRTDVPFTEPPYQTSHMDMSSHDLPMIPNTLSGHVPFSDMLRKLPDANPDCLMGGQNWRRPSPAPAMLPSPSLLVKRPIGPVSCAWDVIDVSQLQREPKRSRIETALPVFGSPFPSKALEDRPLGLDRFGDQDYDYIWRGVIAKGGTSVCRARCVPIGEGIKSEIPEVVNCSAKTGLHVLAEHCTEAMGFTVVYFLPDSEEDFGSYTEFLQYLGKNKQAEVAIFDDGTALFLVPPSGFLSKVLNVTGPERLYGVVLKSPHHNPSSTSMQPPSQSQYMNSQQKHTKIESSGMPQKEEKDLHMDCNTVLCNDSLHLTKQLAPSTIESLPAPVNTVAMSQSRVNLTPEPIATLSSFVPSSAKASGSKSVLSPLVSSSMRPPLLLSADLDRGLLPQGSKFDFQGNKLTTHQFHEAENQFNPQGQFSQLQTDTASLNTSISSPMVVTGKQQFHDPNFNLPQQGAVSSRPWSNFGIPSQSGQHQYGVPENFDKDFRIVQGTDSLGSYGSSSSQHCENSVTMSNQVYDSNVAQTYTAMPLAADKGNSAFWKVPQSAGDGASQGTSEVEDDKTQRYLSTLQLAANILLQRQQKQQQSSTQAGQRSANPEQDFHQLALSIFWRTKLDGQPSHVLWIGYPPSVRIGEQMLHNGMIIFGEVETIRSFPSQDYSCVEFRSVDDARRAKEGLQSYLFDDPKISIMYSSSDVGLTKDYTGFHPRTEHQRLNWISIMSQSGDTLTLERIATLSSLLLSNGPGKLS from the exons ATGTCGACTGAATCAGAAATCCCGTCAAACAATCTCTGGGTGGGCAATCTATCAAGTCAGGTGACACATTCCGATTTAATGAATCTGTTCTCAAAACACGGCGATCTTCACAGCGTTACGGCACCGAATTCGTCGAGGAATTACGCATTCGTTTGCTTCAACAGGGTTGAGGACGCGAAGGCGGCCGTGGAAGGTCTTCGAGGGACTGTTCTGCGCGGGAATGCTATTAAGATCGATTTCGCGAAAACG GCCAAACCATGCAAAAGTTTGTGGGTGAGTGGGATCAGCCCAGCTGTTACAAAGGAAATATTGCAAGAAGAGTttctcaaatttggaaaaattgagGAGTTGAAGTTTAATAGGGACCGTAAAACGGCATATGTAGATTACTTTCGATTGGAAGATGCTTCTGAAGCATTAAAAAGGATGAATGGCAAGCGAATTGGAAGTGACCAGATACGTGTTGATTATTTCAGGTCACGCACATCGAAAAGA GAAAACTCAGCTGATATCCGTGATCCAAGGGAGGGACAGTTTCTCAGCCGAGGCATGGTCCATCTTGATTCACCAAGGATGCCACAAGATGTCGGTAGAAATTACTCCGAGCTATCCAAAAGACAAAAG CACTCTCAATCATCTGGAGAACAAAAACTGGATGGGCAGCCCAGCAATGTATTGTGGATAGGTTACCCTCCTTCAGTTTGTATTGATGAGCAAATGTTGCATAATGCGATGATATTGTTTGGTGAGATTGAGACTATAAGGAGTTTCCCTTCACAGAATTACTCATGTATTGAATTCCGAAGAGTTGATGAGGCAAGGCGTGCGAAAGAGGGACTTCAGGGCCGCCTTTTCAATGATCCCAGAATTTTGATAATGTATTTGAGCAGTGATGTTGGTCGTAGCAAAGGTTATTCTGGATTTCCTCCCGGAACCCAATGGCCAAGAACAGATGTACCTTTTACTGAACCGCCATATCAAACTTCACATATGGACATGTCTAGTCACGATCTCCCCATGATTCCAAATACCCTTTCTGGACATGTACCATTTAGTGACATGCTTCGTAAACTGCCTGATGCGAATCCCGACTGTTTGATGGGTGGCCAAAATTGGAGAAGACCATCTCCTGCTCCGGCGATGCTCCCATCTCCTTCACTGCTCGTGAAGCGACCAATCGGACCAGTGTCCTGTGCGTGGGATGTAATCGATGTAAGTCAACTTCAGAGGGAACCTAAACGGTCAAGAATTGAGACTGCTTTGCCTGTTTTTGGCTCTCCATTTCCTTCAAAGGCACTTGAAGATCGACCCTTGGGATTGGATCGATTTGGCGATCAGGACTATGATTACATATGGCGAGGTGTTATTGCTAAGGGTGGGACATCTGTTTGTCGAGCTCGTTGTGTCCCTATTGGGGAAGGCATAAAGTCCGAGAT TCCTGAAGTGGTCAATTGCTCAGCCAAAACAGGCCTTCACGTGTTAGCAGAACACTGCACCGAGGCCATGGGATTCACTGTTGTTTACTTTTTGCCTGATAGTGAAGAGGATTTTGGATCGTACACTGAGTTTTTGCAATATTTAGGGAAAAACAAGCAGGCTGAGGTAGCCATATTTGATGATGGGACTGCCTTATTTTTGGTTCCCCCGTCAGGTTTTCTCTCTAAGGTGCTTAATGTCACTGGCCCTGAACGTCTTTATGGGGTGGTTCTAAAGTCACCACATCATAACCCTAGTAGTACATCCATGCAGCCTCCGTCCCAGTCTCAGTACATGAATAGCCAGCAGAAGCATACCAAAATTGAGAGTAGTGGCATGCCtcaaaaggaggaaaaggattTGCATATGGATTGTAATACGGTATTATGCAATGACTCATTGCATCTTACAAAGCAGCTTGCACCTTCAACGATTGAATCCCTTCCAGCGCCAGTAAATACCGTAGCAATGTCCCAATCTAGAGTTAATTTGACACCAGAGCCTATTGCCACTCTATCTTCATTTGTACCTTCTAGTGCAAAAGCTTCTGGTTCAAAAAGTGTCCTCTCACCACTAGTATCATCATCCATGAGGCCTCCATTGCTTCTTAGTGCTGATTTGGATAGGGGACTCCTCCCACAgggttcaaaatttgattttcaagGTAATAAGCTGACTACTCATCAATTTCATGAAGCAGAGAATCAATTCAATCCCCAAGGACAATTTTCTCAGCTCCAGACTGATACGGCTAGCTTAAACACATCAATAAGTTCTCCAATGGTGGTAACCGGCAAACAACAATTTCACGATCCTAATTTTAACTTGCCGCAACAAGGCGCAGTTTCTTCTAGGCCATGGAGTAACTTTGGAATCCCTTCACAGAGTGGTCAACATCAGTATGGAGTACCTGAAAATTTTGACAAGGACTTTCGAATAGTGCAAGGAACAGATTCTCTGGGTTCATATGGATCATCTAGCAGTCAGCACTGTGAAAACTCTGTTACAATGTCTAATCAGGTTTATGATAGCAATGTTGCCCAAACTTATACAGCCATGCCACTGGCTGCTGATAAAGGGAATTCTGCGTTTTGGAAGGTTCCTCAGTCTGCTGGTGATGGAGCCAGTCAAGGAACATCAGAGGTTGAGGATGACAAGACTCAGCGGTACCTGTCTACGCTACAGCTTGCAGCTAACATTCTTCTTCAGAGGCAGCAGAAGCAGCAGCAATCAAGCACTCAAGCAGGGCAGCGGTCTGCTAATCCTGAACAAGATTTCCATCAACTAG CACTGTCGATCTTCTGGAGAACAAAACTGGATGGGCAGCCTAGCCATGTATTGTGGATAGGTTACCCTCCTTCAGTTCGTATTGGCGAGCAAATGTTGCATAATGGGATGATAATCTTTGGCGAGGTTGAGACTATAAGGAGTTTCCCTTCACAGGACTACTCTTGTGTTGAATTCAGAAGTGTTGATGATGCACGGCGTGCGAAAGAAGGATTGCAGAGTTACCTTTTCGATGATCCCAAGATTTCAATTATGTATTCAAGCAGTGATGTTGGTCTCACCAAAGATTATACTGGATTTCATCCCAGAACCGAGCACCAAAGATTAAACTGGATTTCAATTATGTCCCAATCTGGAGATACTTTGACACTAGAGCGTATTGCCACTCTATCTTCATTACTACTTAGTAATGGGCCAG GAAAACTCAGCTGA
- the LOC131301506 gene encoding flowering time control protein FPA isoform X1 translates to MSTESEIPSNNLWVGNLSSQVTHSDLMNLFSKHGDLHSVTAPNSSRNYAFVCFNRVEDAKAAVEGLRGTVLRGNAIKIDFAKTAKPCKSLWVSGISPAVTKEILQEEFLKFGKIEELKFNRDRKTAYVDYFRLEDASEALKRMNGKRIGSDQIRVDYFRSRTSKRENSADIRDPREGQFLSRGMVHLDSPRMPQDVGRNYSELSKRQKHSQSSGEQKLDGQPSNVLWIGYPPSVCIDEQMLHNAMILFGEIETIRSFPSQNYSCIEFRRVDEARRAKEGLQGRLFNDPRILIMYLSSDVGRSKGYSGFPPGTQWPRTDVPFTEPPYQTSHMDMSSHDLPMIPNTLSGHVPFSDMLRKLPDANPDCLMGGQNWRRPSPAPAMLPSPSLLVKRPIGPVSCAWDVIDVSQLQREPKRSRIETALPVFGSPFPSKALEDRPLGLDRFGDQDYDYIWRGVIAKGGTSVCRARCVPIGEGIKSEIPEVVNCSAKTGLHVLAEHCTEAMGFTVVYFLPDSEEDFGSYTEFLQYLGKNKQAEVAIFDDGTALFLVPPSGFLSKVLNVTGPERLYGVVLKSPHHNPSSTSMQPPSQSQYMNSQQKHTKIESSGMPQKEEKDLHMDCNTVLCNDSLHLTKQLAPSTIESLPAPVNTVAMSQSRVNLTPEPIATLSSFVPSSAKASGSKSVLSPLVSSSMRPPLLLSADLDRGLLPQGSKFDFQGNKLTTHQFHEAENQFNPQGQFSQLQTDTASLNTSISSPMVVTGKQQFHDPNFNLPQQGAVSSRPWSNFGIPSQSGQHQYGVPENFDKDFRIVQGTDSLGSYGSSSSQHCENSVTMSNQVYDSNVAQTYTAMPLAADKGNSAFWKVPQSAGDGASQGTSEVEDDKTQRYLSTLQLAANILLQRQQKQQQSSTQAGQRSANPEQDFHQLALSIFWRTKLDGQPSHVLWIGYPPSVRIGEQMLHNGMIIFGEVETIRSFPSQDYSCVEFRSVDDARRAKEGLQSYLFDDPKISIMYSSSDVGLTKDYTGFHPRTEHQRLNWISIMSQSGDTLTLERIATLSSLLLSNGPGQTMQKFVGEWDQPSCYKGNIARVSQIWEN, encoded by the exons ATGTCGACTGAATCAGAAATCCCGTCAAACAATCTCTGGGTGGGCAATCTATCAAGTCAGGTGACACATTCCGATTTAATGAATCTGTTCTCAAAACACGGCGATCTTCACAGCGTTACGGCACCGAATTCGTCGAGGAATTACGCATTCGTTTGCTTCAACAGGGTTGAGGACGCGAAGGCGGCCGTGGAAGGTCTTCGAGGGACTGTTCTGCGCGGGAATGCTATTAAGATCGATTTCGCGAAAACG GCCAAACCATGCAAAAGTTTGTGGGTGAGTGGGATCAGCCCAGCTGTTACAAAGGAAATATTGCAAGAAGAGTttctcaaatttggaaaaattgagGAGTTGAAGTTTAATAGGGACCGTAAAACGGCATATGTAGATTACTTTCGATTGGAAGATGCTTCTGAAGCATTAAAAAGGATGAATGGCAAGCGAATTGGAAGTGACCAGATACGTGTTGATTATTTCAGGTCACGCACATCGAAAAGA GAAAACTCAGCTGATATCCGTGATCCAAGGGAGGGACAGTTTCTCAGCCGAGGCATGGTCCATCTTGATTCACCAAGGATGCCACAAGATGTCGGTAGAAATTACTCCGAGCTATCCAAAAGACAAAAG CACTCTCAATCATCTGGAGAACAAAAACTGGATGGGCAGCCCAGCAATGTATTGTGGATAGGTTACCCTCCTTCAGTTTGTATTGATGAGCAAATGTTGCATAATGCGATGATATTGTTTGGTGAGATTGAGACTATAAGGAGTTTCCCTTCACAGAATTACTCATGTATTGAATTCCGAAGAGTTGATGAGGCAAGGCGTGCGAAAGAGGGACTTCAGGGCCGCCTTTTCAATGATCCCAGAATTTTGATAATGTATTTGAGCAGTGATGTTGGTCGTAGCAAAGGTTATTCTGGATTTCCTCCCGGAACCCAATGGCCAAGAACAGATGTACCTTTTACTGAACCGCCATATCAAACTTCACATATGGACATGTCTAGTCACGATCTCCCCATGATTCCAAATACCCTTTCTGGACATGTACCATTTAGTGACATGCTTCGTAAACTGCCTGATGCGAATCCCGACTGTTTGATGGGTGGCCAAAATTGGAGAAGACCATCTCCTGCTCCGGCGATGCTCCCATCTCCTTCACTGCTCGTGAAGCGACCAATCGGACCAGTGTCCTGTGCGTGGGATGTAATCGATGTAAGTCAACTTCAGAGGGAACCTAAACGGTCAAGAATTGAGACTGCTTTGCCTGTTTTTGGCTCTCCATTTCCTTCAAAGGCACTTGAAGATCGACCCTTGGGATTGGATCGATTTGGCGATCAGGACTATGATTACATATGGCGAGGTGTTATTGCTAAGGGTGGGACATCTGTTTGTCGAGCTCGTTGTGTCCCTATTGGGGAAGGCATAAAGTCCGAGAT TCCTGAAGTGGTCAATTGCTCAGCCAAAACAGGCCTTCACGTGTTAGCAGAACACTGCACCGAGGCCATGGGATTCACTGTTGTTTACTTTTTGCCTGATAGTGAAGAGGATTTTGGATCGTACACTGAGTTTTTGCAATATTTAGGGAAAAACAAGCAGGCTGAGGTAGCCATATTTGATGATGGGACTGCCTTATTTTTGGTTCCCCCGTCAGGTTTTCTCTCTAAGGTGCTTAATGTCACTGGCCCTGAACGTCTTTATGGGGTGGTTCTAAAGTCACCACATCATAACCCTAGTAGTACATCCATGCAGCCTCCGTCCCAGTCTCAGTACATGAATAGCCAGCAGAAGCATACCAAAATTGAGAGTAGTGGCATGCCtcaaaaggaggaaaaggattTGCATATGGATTGTAATACGGTATTATGCAATGACTCATTGCATCTTACAAAGCAGCTTGCACCTTCAACGATTGAATCCCTTCCAGCGCCAGTAAATACCGTAGCAATGTCCCAATCTAGAGTTAATTTGACACCAGAGCCTATTGCCACTCTATCTTCATTTGTACCTTCTAGTGCAAAAGCTTCTGGTTCAAAAAGTGTCCTCTCACCACTAGTATCATCATCCATGAGGCCTCCATTGCTTCTTAGTGCTGATTTGGATAGGGGACTCCTCCCACAgggttcaaaatttgattttcaagGTAATAAGCTGACTACTCATCAATTTCATGAAGCAGAGAATCAATTCAATCCCCAAGGACAATTTTCTCAGCTCCAGACTGATACGGCTAGCTTAAACACATCAATAAGTTCTCCAATGGTGGTAACCGGCAAACAACAATTTCACGATCCTAATTTTAACTTGCCGCAACAAGGCGCAGTTTCTTCTAGGCCATGGAGTAACTTTGGAATCCCTTCACAGAGTGGTCAACATCAGTATGGAGTACCTGAAAATTTTGACAAGGACTTTCGAATAGTGCAAGGAACAGATTCTCTGGGTTCATATGGATCATCTAGCAGTCAGCACTGTGAAAACTCTGTTACAATGTCTAATCAGGTTTATGATAGCAATGTTGCCCAAACTTATACAGCCATGCCACTGGCTGCTGATAAAGGGAATTCTGCGTTTTGGAAGGTTCCTCAGTCTGCTGGTGATGGAGCCAGTCAAGGAACATCAGAGGTTGAGGATGACAAGACTCAGCGGTACCTGTCTACGCTACAGCTTGCAGCTAACATTCTTCTTCAGAGGCAGCAGAAGCAGCAGCAATCAAGCACTCAAGCAGGGCAGCGGTCTGCTAATCCTGAACAAGATTTCCATCAACTAG CACTGTCGATCTTCTGGAGAACAAAACTGGATGGGCAGCCTAGCCATGTATTGTGGATAGGTTACCCTCCTTCAGTTCGTATTGGCGAGCAAATGTTGCATAATGGGATGATAATCTTTGGCGAGGTTGAGACTATAAGGAGTTTCCCTTCACAGGACTACTCTTGTGTTGAATTCAGAAGTGTTGATGATGCACGGCGTGCGAAAGAAGGATTGCAGAGTTACCTTTTCGATGATCCCAAGATTTCAATTATGTATTCAAGCAGTGATGTTGGTCTCACCAAAGATTATACTGGATTTCATCCCAGAACCGAGCACCAAAGATTAAACTGGATTTCAATTATGTCCCAATCTGGAGATACTTTGACACTAGAGCGTATTGCCACTCTATCTTCATTACTACTTAGTAATGGGCCAG GCCAAACCATGCAAAAGTTTGTGGGTGAGTGGGATCAGCCCAGCTGTTACAAAGGAAATATTGCAAGAGTTTCTCAAATTTGGGAAAATTGA